From one Lotus japonicus ecotype B-129 chromosome 3, LjGifu_v1.2 genomic stretch:
- the LOC130744523 gene encoding uncharacterized protein LOC130744523, translating into MKDPQFLKDRAILAPTLEAVEMINTYMLGMIAAPEHEYLSSDSALRSDEDSEIQGEWFTTEFLNDTKSSGMPNHKLLLKVGTPIMLWRNIDQAAGLCNKTRLIGATVITRTNVNDKVHILRMDLFPSDSKCPIKFRRRQFSIAMCFAMTINKSQGQTLS; encoded by the coding sequence atgaaagaccctcaattcCTTAAAGATAGGGCAATATTGGCCCCTACACTAGaggctgttgaaatgataaacacataCATGCTTGGGATGATAGCTGCACCAGAgcatgaatatctgagctccgaCTCTGCCTTGCGATCTGATGAAGATTCTGAAATCcaaggtgagtggtttaccaccGAATTTTTGAATGACACTAAAAGTTCAGGAATGCCTAACCATAAACTtttattgaaagttggtactccaATAATGCTTtggagaaatatagaccaagcagcaGGTTTATGCAATAAAACCAGGTTaattggtgcaactgttatcacgAGAACAAATGTCaatgacaaagtgcacattttAAGAATGGACTTGTTTCCTTCTGATTCCAAATgtccaattaaattcagaagaagacaatTTTCAATTGCAATGTGTTTTGCTATGACCATAAACAAGAgccaaggacaaacactatcttaG
- the LOC130744524 gene encoding uncharacterized protein LOC130744524, producing the protein MACLQCPLIYEEWKFLANLVCLGLKELDVILGMDWLTQYHVLLDCANKAVVFPDSGVTDYLNSYTLGKSSPAFVNSIVAETKNDGEVRNIMVVQDFVDVFPDDVPRLPPVRETKFPIDIMPDIGPISMAPYRMVPAELTELAKQLDDISSKGFI; encoded by the coding sequence ATGGCATGCTTGCAGTGTCCATTGATTTACGAGGAGTGGAAGTTCCTTGCGAACCTCGTTTGCTTAGGGCTTAAAGAGCTCGACGTGAttctagggatggattggttgaCACAGTATCACGTTCTCTTGGACTGTGCTAACAAGGCCGTTGTCTTCCCAGATTCAGGCGTTACGGATTACTTGAATTCGTACACCTTGGGAAAGAGTTCACCAGCATTTGTGAATTCTATCGTAGCTGAGACGAAGAACGACGGTGAAGTACGCAACATTATGGTGGTGCAAGACTTTGTGGATGTATTTCCAGACGATGTGCCCAGATTACCGCCAGTAAGAGAAACAAAGTTCCCTATTGATATTATGCCCGACATAGGACCCATATCAATGGCGCCTTATCGGATGGTACCCGCAGAGTTGACGGAGTTAGCAAAGCAGTTGGATGATATCTCTTCCAAGGGATTTATCTGA